In Primulina eburnea isolate SZY01 chromosome 3, ASM2296580v1, whole genome shotgun sequence, one DNA window encodes the following:
- the LOC140827894 gene encoding heat stress transcription factor A-7a-like isoform X1 has protein sequence MGLFHLVILSFMKEECVGSSSSQYWDYEELIPQPLEAVLETGPPPFISKTYDFVDDPSTNELVSWSPGNNSFVVRDPQKFATNILPKYFKHNNFSSFVRQLNTYGFRKVDPDKWEFAHEGFLRGHRHLLKNIVRKKTQYSSSQTSNQSLGIGLDAEIDRLRCDKLVIETELVKHRQQQLTTLSWLRTIEHRLEGAKMKQKQTVSVLAKAIQNPTFLQQKLKQKDKKNDPDQDVVSNKRRRSVLDHVTKNVGVEESVFQEGGSANFSTIGNIGFQEIGQGSVENAYEDDIGSAQFEEGNFYMKLEPQEYGEILRFGDWKLEKLSVQKPQLIMEGKSLEKGEHKPIDEGFWEELINDGIEEIGTLGIKEDGDDLTEQYLGFLGSNLR, from the exons ATGGGATTGTTTCATCTTGTTATTCTTA GTTTCATGAAGGAGGAGTGTGTTGGATCAAGTTCTTCACAATATTGGGATTACGAGGAGCTGATCCCTCAGCCGTTGGAGGCTGTACTGGAGACGGGGCCGCCGCCATTTATCAGTAAAACCTATGACTTTGTCGACGATCCAAGTACGAATGAATTGGTTTCGTGGAGTCCAGGTAACAATAGTTTTGTTGTTAGGGATCCTCAAAAGTTTGCAACCAATATTCTTCCCAAGTACTTCAAGCACAATAATTTCTCAAGTTTTGTGAGGCAGCTCAACACTTAT GGCTTTAGGAAGGTTGATCCAGATAAGTGGGAGTTTGCACATGAAGGATTTTTAAGGGGGCACAGGCATCTTCTGAAAAACATAGTAAGAAAAAAGACACAGTACTCGAGTTCTCAAACGTCGAATCAAAGTCTAGGCATTGGGTTAGATGCAGAAATTGATCGTCTGAGATGCGACAAGCTAGTTATAGAGACGGAGTTAGTGAAACACAGGCAGCAGCAACTAACCACATTATCATGGCTTAGAACGATAGAACATAGGCTTGAAGGGGCAAAAATGAAGCAAAAACAAACTGTGAGTGTATTGGCAAAAGCTATACAAAACCCCACTTTCTTGCAACAAAAATTGAAGCAGAAAGACAAGAAAAATGATCCCGATCAAGATGTAGTAAGCAACAAAAGGAGGAGGAGTGTACTAGACCATGTCACAAAAAATGTTGGGGTTGAAGAATCAGTATTCCAAGAAGGAGGGAGTGCCAATTTTTCCACAATTGGGAATATTGGGTTTCAAGAAATAGGCCAAGGAAGTGTGGAAAATGCATACGAAGATGATATTGGAAGTGCGCAATTTGAGGAAGGAAACTTTTATATGAAGCTAGAGCCTCAAGAGTATGGAGAAATCCTAAGATTTGGTGATTGGAAACTTGAGAAATTGAGTGTGCAAAAACCTCAACTGATTATGGAGGGAAAATCTTTGGAAAAAGGAGAGCATAAACCAATTGATGAAGGGTTTTGGGAAGAATTGATAAATGATGGGATTGAAGAAATTGGAACACTTGGTATTAAGGAGGATGGGGATGATTTGACTGAGCAATATTTGGGATTTTTGGGTTCAAACCTAAGATAG
- the LOC140827894 gene encoding heat stress transcription factor A-7a-like isoform X2 — translation MKEECVGSSSSQYWDYEELIPQPLEAVLETGPPPFISKTYDFVDDPSTNELVSWSPGNNSFVVRDPQKFATNILPKYFKHNNFSSFVRQLNTYGFRKVDPDKWEFAHEGFLRGHRHLLKNIVRKKTQYSSSQTSNQSLGIGLDAEIDRLRCDKLVIETELVKHRQQQLTTLSWLRTIEHRLEGAKMKQKQTVSVLAKAIQNPTFLQQKLKQKDKKNDPDQDVVSNKRRRSVLDHVTKNVGVEESVFQEGGSANFSTIGNIGFQEIGQGSVENAYEDDIGSAQFEEGNFYMKLEPQEYGEILRFGDWKLEKLSVQKPQLIMEGKSLEKGEHKPIDEGFWEELINDGIEEIGTLGIKEDGDDLTEQYLGFLGSNLR, via the exons ATGAAGGAGGAGTGTGTTGGATCAAGTTCTTCACAATATTGGGATTACGAGGAGCTGATCCCTCAGCCGTTGGAGGCTGTACTGGAGACGGGGCCGCCGCCATTTATCAGTAAAACCTATGACTTTGTCGACGATCCAAGTACGAATGAATTGGTTTCGTGGAGTCCAGGTAACAATAGTTTTGTTGTTAGGGATCCTCAAAAGTTTGCAACCAATATTCTTCCCAAGTACTTCAAGCACAATAATTTCTCAAGTTTTGTGAGGCAGCTCAACACTTAT GGCTTTAGGAAGGTTGATCCAGATAAGTGGGAGTTTGCACATGAAGGATTTTTAAGGGGGCACAGGCATCTTCTGAAAAACATAGTAAGAAAAAAGACACAGTACTCGAGTTCTCAAACGTCGAATCAAAGTCTAGGCATTGGGTTAGATGCAGAAATTGATCGTCTGAGATGCGACAAGCTAGTTATAGAGACGGAGTTAGTGAAACACAGGCAGCAGCAACTAACCACATTATCATGGCTTAGAACGATAGAACATAGGCTTGAAGGGGCAAAAATGAAGCAAAAACAAACTGTGAGTGTATTGGCAAAAGCTATACAAAACCCCACTTTCTTGCAACAAAAATTGAAGCAGAAAGACAAGAAAAATGATCCCGATCAAGATGTAGTAAGCAACAAAAGGAGGAGGAGTGTACTAGACCATGTCACAAAAAATGTTGGGGTTGAAGAATCAGTATTCCAAGAAGGAGGGAGTGCCAATTTTTCCACAATTGGGAATATTGGGTTTCAAGAAATAGGCCAAGGAAGTGTGGAAAATGCATACGAAGATGATATTGGAAGTGCGCAATTTGAGGAAGGAAACTTTTATATGAAGCTAGAGCCTCAAGAGTATGGAGAAATCCTAAGATTTGGTGATTGGAAACTTGAGAAATTGAGTGTGCAAAAACCTCAACTGATTATGGAGGGAAAATCTTTGGAAAAAGGAGAGCATAAACCAATTGATGAAGGGTTTTGGGAAGAATTGATAAATGATGGGATTGAAGAAATTGGAACACTTGGTATTAAGGAGGATGGGGATGATTTGACTGAGCAATATTTGGGATTTTTGGGTTCAAACCTAAGATAG